Proteins found in one Bicyclus anynana chromosome 26, ilBicAnyn1.1, whole genome shotgun sequence genomic segment:
- the LOC128199629 gene encoding uncharacterized protein LOC128199629 — translation MLIAAASTRQGETSGAARLLARAPPSRAPAYAPPSRASSSANTPRLARASYASQVAPPSRPLVPAPVPPFSRENSNPSVPRTAPPLALMPAAAPPSEAAPAAASYRRARSAFAPADRELVVVQTWRIPRGCKSRGSKRKCSDRRGCTCGVPLFA, via the coding sequence ATGTTGATCGCCGCTGCGTCCACGCGGCAGGGCGAGACATCGGGTGCCGCCCGCCTCTTGGCCCGCGCGCCACCGAGCCGCGCGCCCGCCTACGCGCCTCCGAGCCGCGCGTCCTCCTCCGCGAACACGCCGCGTCTCGCCCGCGCGAGCTACGCCTCTCAAGTCGCGCCGCCAAGCCGCCCGCTTGTGCCTGCGCCCGTGCCGCCGTTCTCTCGTGAGAACTCAAATCCGAGTGTTCCGCGCACAGCGCCTCCGCTGGCGCTAatgcccgccgccgcgccgccgtcGGAAGCTGCGCCCGCCGCCGCGTCGTACCGCCGCGCACGCTCCGCTTTCGCGCCCGCCGACCGCGAGTTAGTGGTAGTTCAGACATGGCGGATTCCGCGCGGATGCAAATCGCGCGGTTCTAAACGCAAGTGTTCAGACAGGCGCGGATGTACATGCGGAGTGCCGTTATTCGCATAG
- the LOC128199516 gene encoding uncharacterized protein LOC128199516, producing MGAESPGDTPDAMDTSVTQERSRKRNAEPINQNTTTKRVITSSENLDRTYGPNDLGPFIVHITRIEPDPAAGLSLRPIKIGLLLTKNNIENIVRDGVKSVGRNRVSIEFKRGEDANTFLQHKCLNGCKLKASIPAFNVTRMSLVRGVPKEWSMVELVESLELPENCGKVLKARRLNRKIINEGTPSWVPTQSVVLTFSRQVLPKHIYAYYTSMVVEKYLLPTIQCHSCCRFGHVKLQCRSKPRCFKCGQEHFGESCQLTGNALSCILCTGKHQATYKDCPEHQCQRNININGFRRGLSVESNLSNFTSDLITEVDKGQQIDAIYTDFSSAFDKVDHQILIQKLSQYGFGNPLIMWFKSYLDQRPQTVVVNGYESETYNARSGVPQGSHLGPLLFLAFINDVTMEIKHCKYSLFADDLKIYKTINSDADIRLIQDDLDRVTT from the coding sequence ATGGGGGCGGAATCGCCGGGGGACACCCCGGATGCAATGGATACGTCAGTGACCCAAGAGAGAAGTAGGAAAAGAAATGCTGAACCGATAAATCAAAATACAACCACAAAGCGAGTTATCACTAGCTCAGAGAATCTAGACAGAACGTATGGTCCCAACGACTTGGGTCCGTTCATTGTCCACATCACACGAATCGAACCTGATCCGGCAGCCGGATTATCTCTAAGACCTATCAAAATTGGACTTCTTCTCACTAAGAACAACATTGAGAACATTGTTCGTGATGGTGTTAAGTCAGTAGGTAGAAATAGAGTTTCAATCGAATTTAAACGAGGTGAAGATGCTAACACATTTCTACAGCATAAATGCCTAAATGGTTGTAAGCTTAAAGCTAGTATCCCTGCTTTCAATGTTACAAGAATGAGTCTCGTCAGAGGCGTTCCTAAGGAGTGGTCTATGGTGGAACTCGTAGAATCTCTGGAATTACCCGAGAATTGTGGTAAAGTCCTCAAAGCGAGGAGACTCAACcgcaaaataattaatgaaggTACTCCATCTTGGGTACCTACTCAATCTGTTGTCCTCACATTTAGTCGTCAAGTTTTGCCAAAACATATATATGCATATTATACATCAATGGTTGTTGAAAAATATCTCTTACCCACAATACAGTGTCACAGCTGCTGTAGATTTGGCCATGTTAAATTACAATGCAGAAGTAAACCCAGATGTTTCAAATGTGGTCAGGAACATTTTGGAGAAAGCTGTCAGTTAACAGGAAATGCTTTGTCCTGTATCCTGTGCACAGGCAAACATCAGGCTACATATAAAGACTGCCCAGAACACCAATGCCAACGcaacattaatattaatggTTTCAGACGCGGTTTATCTGTGGAATCCAACCTATCAAATTTTACCTCGGATCTCATAACTGAAGTGGATAAGGGGCAGCAGATCGATGCTATTTATACTGATTTTAGTAGCGCATTTGATAAGGTGGACCACCAAATACTCATACAAAAGCTTTCACAGTATGGATTCGGGAATCCTTTGATAATGTGGTTTAAATCATATCTGGATCAGAGGCCTCAGACTGTTGTGGTCAATGGTTATGAATCGGAAACATACAACGCTAGATCCGGGGTACCACAGGGTTCTCACTTAGGGCCCCTGTTATTCTTGGCATTTATAAATGACGTCACGATGGAGATAAAACATTGCAAATACTCCTTGTTTGCTGATgacctaaaaatttataaaacaataaactcgGATGCTGATATTAGGCTAATACAGGATGATCTTGATAGAGTAACAACTTGA
- the LOC128199523 gene encoding uncharacterized protein LOC128199523 — protein sequence MDRFDTELFIDEVEKRPALWNIQCAEYSNKTIKNGAWQELVEIFGENEDSLEKKVLFGVSLQKKWKNIRDAYNKEFKKGKSIPSGSGACKGSKYMYFDRLSFLQKTIENKETITNIDEAKNEEIRNIDQKLDNFVNAREIQPVPNKRKKTKITSEERLADILENSIESRDKIQRQIQESMSKQDDDDKLFCMSLYKELKKVPENKRLATKIELLQVIQKGQKLPSPIHITSQQNTPNAVFWQNQQYSNPQGYFTGYSTIVPGESPSPLSCNSTDDSQSSIVQNIYSDV from the exons ATGGATCGCTTCGACACCGAGCTATTCATCGATGAGGTGGAAAAAAGACCTGCTTTGTGGAACATCCAATGTGCAGAATATTCTAACAAAACGATTAAAAACGGAGCTTGGCAGGAGCTGGTGGAGATTTTTGGAGAAAATGAGGATTCTTTGGAAAAGAAGGTTCTTTTTG GTGtatcattacaaaaaaaatggaagAACATTCGTGATGCTTATAATAAGGAATTCAAGAAAGGCAAATCAATTCCTTCTGGTTCTGGTGCATGTAAAGGTTCAAAATACATGTATTTCGACCGGCTTTCTTTTCTTCAGAAGACGATAGAAAACAAAGAAACTATCACAAACATAGATGAAGCCAAAAATGAAGAAATTCGGAACATTGACCAAAAGctagataattttgtaaatgcACGTGAAATACAACCGGTACCCAATAAAAGGAAGAAAACTAAAATTACTTCAGAAGAGCGATTGGCTGACATATTAGAAAATAGTATTGAATCAAGAGATAAaatacaaagacaaatacaagaaAGTATGTCAAagcaagatgatgatgataaactttTTTGCATGTCATTGTATAAAGAGTTAAAGAAAGTTCCAGAAAATAAACGATTGGCTACTAAAATTGAATTGCTCCAGGTAATACAGAAAGGGCAGAAATTACCATCGCCTATTCATATCACGAGCCAGCAAAACACGCCTAATGCAGTATTTTGGCAAAACCAACAATATTCAAACCCACAAGGATATTTCACTGGATATTCTACAATAGTACCAGGAGAGTCTCCATCGCCTTTATCATGCAATAGCACTGACGATTCACAGTCTtctatagtacaaaatatatattctgacgtataa
- the LOC128199520 gene encoding uncharacterized protein LOC128199520: MTATTFDDLLGRLDIRVRDTSFRECICPEQRLAICLRYLASGCSFKEIHYSYRVGVSTISKLIKEMTHVIWENLKTDFLKLPDTEREWEDIASGFERKANFPHCLGAVDGKHIRILKPAKSGSMFFNYKEYYSFVLMAVVDSEYRFIFISVGSFGKECDSSILKDSTFWQKINDGTLNVPKPRPLHENLHEELPFILVGDEGFALTPNLLRPYGGTHLNTDKKIFNYRLSRARRYVECAFGILANKWRIIHRAIDLNVDTAIQVIKACAVLHNFVREKDGINFESYQNIEHRQEQETTPMNRNVSSRGGPNANAIRTLFTNYFVSDIGSVPWQAAAIK; the protein is encoded by the exons ATGACAGCAACCACTTTTGACGATTTACTGGGACGACTAGACATAAGAGTACGAGATACAAGTTTCAGAGAATGTATTTGCCCAGAACAAAGATTAGCCATATGTCTAAG atatttaGCTTCAGGATGTTCATTCAAAGAAATACATTACTCATACAGAGTAGGCGTTTCGACAATAAGTAAACTAATAAAAGAAATGACCCACGTCATTTGGGAAAACCTAAAGACAGATTTCCTTAAGCTGCCTGATACTGAGAGAGAATGGGAGGACATCGCTTCAGGATTCGAAAGAAAAGCCAACTTTCCTCACTGTCTTGGAGCAGTAGATGGCAAACATATCAGAATTTTGAAACCAGCCAAGAGTGGTTCTATGTTCTTTAATTACAAGGAGTATTATTCTTTTGTATTAATGGCAGTTGTCGATTCAGAGTaccgatttatttttattagtgtggGCTCATTTGGCAAGGAATGCGATTCTAGTATATTAAAGGATAGTACATTTTGGCAAAAGATCAATGATGGTACTTTAAATGTACCAAAGCCTAGACCGCTTCATGAAAACTTGCACGAAGAATTACCGTTTATACTTGTTGGCGATGAAGGCTTTGCTTTAACACCTAATCTCCTACGTCCATATGGAGGTACACATTTGAATActgataaaaagatttttaactatAGACTAAGTCGAGCAAGAAGGTATGTTGAGTGCGCTTTTGGTATTCTGGCAAATAAGTGGCGAATAATCCATCGAGCTATAGATCTCAACGTAGACACAGCAATTCAAGTAATTAAAGCTTGTGCAGTCTTACATAATTTTGTAAGAGAAAAAGATGGTATAAATTTTGAAAGTTACCAAAATATAGAACATAGACAAGAACAAGAAACTACACCCATGAATCGAAATGTGTCGAGTCGAGGTGGCCCTAATGCCAACGCTATACGGacattatttactaattattttgtttcagataTTGGTTCCGTTCCGTGGCAGGCAGcagctataaaataa
- the LOC112049627 gene encoding uncharacterized protein LOC112049627 — MEVEEAICVYLLLRKKERKKKRQYWVHPILRDRFTHGQFQTLYPKLRSFEPKFFNYLRMSINSFDELLEMMSKQIESNDTHMRSSVSPEEKLVITLRYLGTGCSFGELHYNFRLGKSTITGIVREVCEALWEKVTKNVMPEPSEDIWKKIAKDFEKYANFPNCIGAIDGKHIRITKPKDSGSLYYNYKTFFSIVLLALCDSNYCFTFIDIGSYGKSSDSAIFKNSAFYKRLIEKSLHIPKPKPISETDPKPLPYVIVGDEAFGLSENVMRPYAGKGLSYEKKIFNYRLSRARRFIECTFGILANKWRIFHRPINVNIDFAEDIIKACCVLHNFVRTRDGIQYEDTLHTAPMSNLITLHAGRGTPSSLNIRDKYANYFVNEGRVEWQDTKI; from the exons ATGGAAGTCGAAGAAGCAATATGTGTGTACTTGTTGCTCcgtaaaaaagaaagaaagaagaaacggCAGTATTGGGTGCATCCAATATTACGCGATCGGTTTACTCATGGTCAGTTTCAGACTTTATATCCAAAATTAAGAAGTTTTGAACCAAAATTCTTCAATTATTTGAGAATGTCGATAAATTCATTTGATGAATTATTAGAAATGATGAGTAAACAAATTGAATCTAATGATACCCATATGAGGTCAAGCGTGTCCCCAGAAGAAAAACTCGTGATCACATTAAg atatCTGGGTACTGGTTGTTCCTTTGGAGAACTACATTACAACTTTCGTCTTGGCAAATCTACAATCACAGGAATTGTCCGTGAAGTATGTGAAGCTCTGTGGGAAAAAGTCACAAAAAACGTCATGCCTGAACCCAGCGAAGATATATGGAAGAAAATAgctaaagattttgaaaaatatgcaAATTTTCCCAATTGCATAGGCGCCATAGATGGCAAGCATATAAGGATTACAAAACCCAAAGATTCGGGttctttgtattataattacaaaacttttttttccaTAGTACTGTTGGCACTTTGTGATAGTAACTATTGTTTTACTTTCATAGATATCGGATCTTACGGAAAAAGTAGTGATTctgcaatttttaaaaattcagcaTTTTATAAAAGGTTAATAGAAAAGTCATTACACATACCAAAACCTAAACCAATATCTGAAACAGATCCTAAACCATTGCCATACGTCATAGTTGGCGATGAAGCGTTTGGTTTATCCGAAAATGTAATGCGACCCTATGCAGGTAAAGGGCTAtcatacgaaaaaaaaatatttaattacaggtTATCAAGAGCTCGACGTTTTATTGAATGCACTTTTGGAATTCTGGCAAACAAGTGGCGCATTTTTCATAGGCCTATAAACGTGAATATAGACTTTGCCGAAGACATAATAAAGGCCTGTTGCGTGCTACACAATTTTGTTAGAACTAGAGATGGTATACAGTATGAAGATACTTTACATACTGCGCCAATGAGTAATCTTATTACATTACATGCAGGAAGGGgtacaccatcatcattaaacaTTAGAGACAAATATGCTAATTACTTTGTGAATGAGGGTCGTGTAGAATGGCAAGACacgaaaatatga
- the LOC128198016 gene encoding uncharacterized protein LOC128198016, with protein MSTKEWEKLIDKEMLISLVEDRPVLWDKTLDKYKDNTASIAGWREICIILMEDFEAMEQRQRQEFGKLVMKKWRQMRDAWVRTLKDKKNCKTSGSAVSNTKPYKYHNQMLFLKKVVAAGETHESVSAKQTNEHIEDDTTTSNESTNEDDSVTAMTQLDNDSQKDKQNLAPPPKRRAPAKRNFNEIDAKMMSYIDYQIKPKKIEQDDRNLSFFKGILPSLALLDDDQTLEFQSGVLNLLQNIKRRRVGQSTYDWSAYTQTSGASHYQSQGYFSRPQPTDSALSPVQPVYSDASRPQSTDSALSPLQSVYSDATLDLSEF; from the exons ATGTCAACCAAGGAGTGGGAAAAGTTAATAGACAAGGAAATGTTAATTAGTTTGGTGGAAGATAGGCCAGTCCTTTGGGACAAGACGCTGGATAAATACAAAGACAATACTGCAAGTATTGCAGGTTGGCGAGAAATATGCATTATTCTAATGGAGGATTTTGAGGCTATGGAACAAAGACAAAGACAAGAGTTCG GAAAACTTGTTATGAAAAAGTGGAGACAGATGAGAGATGCCTGGGTGAGAACACTAAAAGATAAAAAGAATTGCAAGACGTCTGGTTCCGCTGTCTCAAACACGAAGCCCTACAAATACCATAATCAGATGCTGTTTTTGAAAAAAGTAGTTGCTGCTGGTGAAACGCACGAAAGCGTCTCTGCTAAACAAACTAATGAACACATCGAAGATGACACCACGACATCGAATGAATCTACAAACGAAGATGACAGTGTTACTGCAATGACACAACTTGACAATGACAGTCAAAAGGACAAACAAAATCTAGCCCCCCCGCCAAAACGCAGAGCACCAgccaaaagaaattttaatgaaattgatGCCAAAATGATGTCCTACATTGACTATCAGATAAAACCGAAGAAAATTGAGCAGGATGATCGCAATTTATCGTTCTTCAAAGGTATTTTGCCGTCCTTGGCTTTGCTTGATGATGACCAAACTTTGGAATTCCAGTCAGGGGTGTTAAacctattacaaaatattaaacgtaGAAGAGTTGGCCAGTCAACTTATGACTGGTCAGCCTATACACAAACATCTGGTGCTAGTCACTATCAATCCCAGGGCTATTTTAGCAGACCACAGCCTACTGATAGTGCACTATCGCCAGTACAACCTGTATACAGTGATGCTAGCAGACCACAGTCTACTGATAGTGCACTATCGCCATTACAATCTGTATACAGTGATGCTACGTTAGATCTGTctgagttttaa